The DNA window GGCCGTCCGGCCAGTCCGCGCCCACCCATGCACGACCGGCGCCGCTCCGGTGCGGCGCCGTGGCCGGCTCAGCGCCGCTGCGGCGCCCGCTCAGACCGCGAGGTGCTCGCCCCGCCCGCGCCCCTCGGCCGAGAAGCGCGCCAGCACGCCGATCGCCAGCCAGCTGATCAGCATGAACGATCCGCCATAGCTGAAGAACGGCAGCGGGATGCCCGTGATCGGCATCAGGTTCAGCGTCATCCCGATGTTCACGATGACGTGCACGAACCAGCTCGCGAGCAGCCCGAACGCCGCCAGGCTGCTGAACGCGTCGGTCGCGCGCGTGGCGATCCGCGTGCACCGCAGCAGCAGCGCGAGGAAGAGCACGAGCGCCACGCACACGCCGATGAAGCCCATCTCCTCGCCGACGACGGCGAAGATGAAGTCCGTGTGCTGGGCCGGCAGGAACGCGAGCCGCTTCTGCGTCCCGAGCGTCCACCCCTTCCCGAACCAGCCGCCCGAGCCGATCGCGACCTGCGACTGGATGACGTGGTAGCCCGACGCCCGCGGGTCGTTCATCGGGTCGAGGAACACGAGCAGGCGGCGCTGCTGGTACGGCTTCAGCGCGTCCCAGAGCAACGGCGCCAGCACGCCCATCACGACGTTCGCGACGACGAGCGTGATCCCCTCCGCCAGGTACGGCTTGTACCAGACGACGAGCGCCACGAGGAGCAGGAACCAGGCGCCCCACAGCGCCGTGTTGAACGAGAGCACGAGGCTCACCGCGGGGCTCGCGAGCAGCGCCAGCATCTGCCAGGGCACGCCGGCCCAGAACAGCATCGCGAACAGGATGCCGATGAACGCCAGCCCCGACCCGAGGTCCGGCTGCAGCATGATGAGCACCCACGGCACCGCGACCACCAG is part of the Roseisolibacter agri genome and encodes:
- the rodA gene encoding rod shape-determining protein RodA — protein: MRRGIAFDWPLITIALLLSLYGIAMVYSAGQVDVGTTYVTGAWLRQGAWFLLAVGMALFVSRGSARFIEWVAWPAYLLTLVLLVVTLVFGSGAGTAASVKGWLTIGGVRLGQPAELAKPVTALMLARVLTQRREEPKSLLDLWQPVLVVAVPWVLIMLQPDLGSGLAFIGILFAMLFWAGVPWQMLALLASPAVSLVLSFNTALWGAWFLLLVALVVWYKPYLAEGITLVVANVVMGVLAPLLWDALKPYQQRRLLVFLDPMNDPRASGYHVIQSQVAIGSGGWFGKGWTLGTQKRLAFLPAQHTDFIFAVVGEEMGFIGVCVALVLFLALLLRCTRIATRATDAFSSLAAFGLLASWFVHVIVNIGMTLNLMPITGIPLPFFSYGGSFMLISWLAIGVLARFSAEGRGRGEHLAV